A single Lactuca sativa cultivar Salinas chromosome 8, Lsat_Salinas_v11, whole genome shotgun sequence DNA region contains:
- the LOC111915143 gene encoding uncharacterized protein LOC111915143 isoform X3, protein MHLLFYIYRTSCNFITGQHKKEIALRYASITEPSTTPNQLSFLVMCHKLSYRTTEFKQQCRKNKELTYIDYESQVEDDILPIFRKGERKSNCS, encoded by the exons ATGCATCTTCTCTTCTATATTTATCGTACATCTTGCAATTTCATCACCGGCCAACACAAAAAAGAAATAGCGCTCAG GTATGCCTCCATCACAGAACCATCGACTACGCCTAACCAACTCAGCTTCTTAGTAAT GTGTCATAAACTCAGCTACAGAACCACAGAATTCAAGCAACAGTGCAGAAAAaacaag GAATTGACTTATATTGATTATGAATCTCAAGTAGAAGATGATATTCTTCCCATCTTTCGAAAAGGAGAG AGAAAAAGCAATTGTTCTTAA
- the LOC111915143 gene encoding uncharacterized protein LOC111915143 isoform X2 codes for MHLLFYIYRTSCNFITGQHKKEIALRYASITEPSTTPNQLSFLVIYCSNALLLAIGVVLGVCDRDCQVDGSLCNHSDQNVPCVINSATEPQNSSNSAEKTRN; via the exons ATGCATCTTCTCTTCTATATTTATCGTACATCTTGCAATTTCATCACCGGCCAACACAAAAAAGAAATAGCGCTCAG GTATGCCTCCATCACAGAACCATCGACTACGCCTAACCAACTCAGCTTCTTAGTAAT ATACTGTTCCAACGCGTTATTGCTTGCCATCGGTGTTGTGTTGGGCGTGTGTGATAGAGATTGTCAGGTCGATGGTAGTTTATGTAATCATTCAGACCAGAATGTACCAT GTGTCATAAACTCAGCTACAGAACCACAGAATTCAAGCAACAGTGCAGAAAAaacaag GAATTGA
- the LOC111915143 gene encoding uncharacterized protein LOC111915143 isoform X1 codes for MHLLFYIYRTSCNFITGQHKKEIALRYASITEPSTTPNQLSFLVMCHKLSYRTTEFKQQCRKNKKSCRTHMFTKTKVHLSDKDEKDMLDFLYTFQYQMCGILAISLGRISNQNLENYTHVFMRFQNREDLVKFYENLF; via the exons ATGCATCTTCTCTTCTATATTTATCGTACATCTTGCAATTTCATCACCGGCCAACACAAAAAAGAAATAGCGCTCAG GTATGCCTCCATCACAGAACCATCGACTACGCCTAACCAACTCAGCTTCTTAGTAAT GTGTCATAAACTCAGCTACAGAACCACAGAATTCAAGCAACAGTGCAGAAAAaacaag AAAAGTTGTAGAACACATATGTTTACTAAAACAAAGGTGCATTTATCTGATAAAGATGAAAAGGACATGCTTGATTTTCTCTATACTTTTCAATACCAAATGTGTGGCATTCTTGCAATTTCATTAG GGCGTATCTCTAATCAAAATCTTGAAAATTATACACATGTGTTCATGCGATTTCAAAATAGGGAAGATCTTGTAAAGTTCTATGAGAATCTATTCTAA
- the LOC111915142 gene encoding mitogen-activated protein kinase kinase 9 codes for MALVRERRQSKLGLRLQEISERRPRFPLPLPPTTTSQQSTTTTVAELETVQVLGHGNGGTVYKVVHKKTSNVFALKVVHADSDPMMRRQIFREMEILRRTDSPFVVHCHEIFEKPDGDIAILMEYMDAGTLDSLLKNGGSGTFTEKSLADIARQILNGLNYLHAHKIIHRDIKPANLLVNKNMEVKIADFGVSKIMCRTLDACNSYVGTCAYMSPERFDPDTHGANYNGYSGDIWSLGLTMFELYMGHFPFLPAGQKPDWATLMCAICFGEPPSLPEGVSDEFRSFIECCLQKDSSKRWTASQLLLHPFCKQPEN; via the coding sequence ATGGCCCTCGTTCGTGAACGACGCCAGTCAAAACTCGGCCTCCGGTTGCAGGAAATCTCCGAGCGCCGCCCTCGTTTCCCTCTACCCCTCCCTCCCACCACCACATCCCAACAATCGACAACCACCACCGTCGCCGAATTGGAAACCGTTCAAGTTCTTGGTCACGGAAACGGCGGCACCGTCTACAAAGTAGTGCATAAGAAAACGTCTAACGTCTTCGCTCTCAAGGTTGTACATGCCGACAGTGATCCGATGATGCGCCGGCAGATATTTAGGGAGATGGAAATTCTTCGAAGAACCGATTCACCTTTTGTGGTTCACTGTCATGAGATATTCGAGAAGCCTGACGGGGATATTGCGATACTGATGGAATACATGGACGCCGGGACACTAGACTCGCTACTGAAAAACGGTGGGAGTGGAACATTCACGGAAAAGTCACTCGCCGACATCGCTCGTCAGATTCTCAACGGACTTAACTACCTCCATGCCCACAAGATCATTCATAGAGATATCAAACCAGCAAATCTTCTCGTGAACAAAAATATGGAAGTGAAGATTGCCGATTTTGGAGTAAGCAAGATCATGTGCAGGACGCTCGACGCCTGCAATTCCTACGTCGGCACGTGCGCCTACATGAGCCCAGAACGGTTCGATCCCGACACTCACGGTGCCAACTATAATGGTTACTCCGGCGATATCTGGAGCTTGGGGCTGACGATGTTCGAGCTTTACATGGGTCATTTTCCGTTCTTGCCGGCCGGTCAGAAACCTGACTGGGCGACGCTCATGTGTGCTATATGTTTTGGGGAACCACCAAGCCTGCCGGAAGGAGTTTCCGACGAGTTTCGGAGCTTCATAGAGTGTTGTTTGCAGAAGGATTCTAGCAAGAGGTGGACAGCATCGCAGCTACTTTTGCATCCATTTTGTAAACAACCTGAAAATTAA